From Sodalis glossinidius str. 'morsitans', the proteins below share one genomic window:
- the sdhD gene encoding succinate dehydrogenase membrane anchor subunit, with product MISNASALGRNGVHEWLLVRASAIVICLYIIYLLGFILLADTLTYDVWRGFFATPMTKVFTLLTLFSILVHTWIGMWQVLTDYIKPLALRLLLQLTIVIVLMVYLLYGTVVVWGA from the coding sequence ATGATAAGCAATGCTTCGGCATTAGGACGTAACGGAGTACATGAGTGGCTATTGGTTCGTGCATCTGCCATCGTTATTTGCCTTTATATTATTTATCTGCTCGGTTTTATCCTGTTGGCAGATACTCTCACCTATGACGTCTGGCGAGGTTTTTTCGCCACCCCTATGACGAAAGTCTTTACCCTGCTGACCTTGTTTTCCATCCTGGTGCACACCTGGATCGGCATGTGGCAGGTATTAACGGATTACATCAAGCCCCTGGCGCTGCGGCTGCTGCTGCAACTGACTATCGTTATCGTGCTCATGGTTTATTTACTTTATGGAACTGTCGTGGTGTGGGGGGCGTAG
- a CDS encoding succinate dehydrogenase iron-sulfur subunit, translated as MKVEFSIYRYNPDVDDKPRMQDYTLTVEEGRDMMLLDALIQLKEQDPSLSFRRSCREGVCGSDGVNMNGKNGLACITPLSMLRKGDHKVVIRPLPGLPVIRDLVVDMGQFYAQYEKIKPFLINSGRNPPAREHLQSPEQRAKLDGLYECILCACCSTSCPSFWWNPDKFIGPAGLLASYRFLIDNRDTHQQVRLDDLNDAFSVFRCHSIMNCVSVCPKGLNPTKAIGHIKSMLVNYSA; from the coding sequence ATGAAGGTTGAATTTTCCATCTATCGCTACAATCCCGATGTCGACGATAAGCCGCGCATGCAGGACTACACCCTCACCGTGGAAGAGGGGCGCGATATGATGCTGCTGGATGCCTTAATCCAGCTTAAAGAGCAGGATCCAAGCCTGTCGTTCCGCCGCTCCTGCCGTGAGGGGGTTTGTGGCTCAGACGGCGTCAATATGAACGGCAAAAACGGTTTGGCGTGCATAACGCCGCTGTCGATGTTGCGCAAGGGCGACCATAAAGTCGTCATTCGCCCGCTGCCCGGGCTGCCGGTCATCCGCGATTTGGTGGTGGATATGGGGCAGTTCTACGCCCAGTACGAGAAGATTAAGCCCTTCTTGATAAACAGCGGCCGCAACCCGCCGGCGCGTGAGCATCTGCAATCGCCGGAACAGCGCGCCAAGCTGGACGGGCTATATGAATGTATTCTCTGCGCCTGCTGTTCCACGTCCTGCCCGTCTTTCTGGTGGAACCCCGATAAATTTATCGGGCCGGCGGGGCTTCTTGCTTCCTATCGTTTCCTTATCGACAACCGCGACACCCATCAGCAGGTGCGGTTGGATGATCTGAACGACGCTTTCAGCGTTTTCCGCTGTCACAGCATCATGAATTGTGTCAGCGTATGCCCCAAAGGGCTTAACCCCACCAAGGCTATCGGTCATATCAAGAGTATGCTGGTGAACTATAGCGCCTGA
- the sdhA gene encoding succinate dehydrogenase flavoprotein subunit encodes MSLPVREFDAVVIGAGGAGMRAALQISQMGLSCALISKVFPTRSHTVSAQGGITVALGNSHEDDWQWHMYDTVKGSDYIGDQDAIEYMCKTGPEAVLELEHMGLPFSRLDDGRIYQRPFGGQSLNYGGEQAARTAAAADRTGHALLHTLYQQNLKNHTTIFSEWYSLDLVKNQDGGIVGCTALCIETSEVVYFKARATILATGGAGRIYQSTTNAHINTGDGVGMALRAGVPVQDMEMWQFHPTGIAGTGVLVTEGCRGEGGYLLNKHGERFMERYAPNAKDLAGRDVVARSIMIEIREGRGCEGPWGPHAKLKLNHLGKEVLESRLPGILELSRTFAHVDPVKEPIPVIPTCHYMMGGIPTKVSGQAITVNAQGEDVVIPGLFAVGEIACVSVHGANRLGGNSLLDLVVFGRAVGMHLQESLMEQGPTRDASDDDIEASLSRYHRWNNNRSGENPVEIRKALQACMQNNFSVFREGDAMAKGLVELKEIRERLHHARLDDTSTEFNTQRVECLELDNLMETAYSTALSANFRTESRGAHSRFDFPDRDDENWLCHSLYLPESDSMTRRKVNMQPTLRLAFPPKVRTY; translated from the coding sequence ATGTCATTGCCGGTGAGAGAGTTTGACGCCGTAGTAATCGGCGCAGGAGGCGCAGGTATGCGCGCCGCGCTACAGATCTCCCAGATGGGACTCTCCTGCGCGTTAATTTCAAAAGTTTTTCCTACACGTTCCCATACGGTATCAGCGCAGGGCGGTATCACCGTCGCGCTCGGCAACAGCCATGAAGACGACTGGCAGTGGCATATGTACGATACGGTCAAAGGATCCGATTACATCGGCGACCAGGACGCTATCGAATACATGTGCAAAACCGGTCCGGAAGCGGTGCTGGAACTGGAGCATATGGGACTGCCGTTTTCCCGCCTTGACGACGGGCGTATCTACCAGCGTCCGTTCGGCGGCCAGTCGCTTAACTACGGCGGCGAACAGGCCGCACGCACCGCCGCCGCCGCGGACCGGACCGGGCATGCGCTGCTGCATACGCTCTATCAGCAGAACCTGAAAAACCACACCACCATCTTTTCCGAGTGGTACTCCCTCGACCTGGTGAAAAACCAGGATGGCGGCATCGTAGGCTGCACCGCGCTGTGTATTGAAACTAGTGAAGTGGTGTATTTCAAGGCGCGGGCGACCATTCTCGCCACCGGCGGCGCCGGACGCATCTACCAATCCACGACCAACGCCCACATCAATACCGGCGACGGCGTCGGCATGGCGCTGCGCGCGGGGGTGCCGGTCCAGGATATGGAAATGTGGCAGTTTCACCCCACCGGCATCGCCGGCACCGGGGTACTGGTCACCGAGGGCTGCCGCGGTGAAGGCGGTTACCTGCTGAACAAGCACGGCGAGCGCTTTATGGAACGTTACGCTCCGAATGCCAAAGATCTGGCGGGCCGCGATGTGGTCGCCCGCTCGATTATGATTGAAATCCGCGAAGGCCGCGGCTGCGAGGGGCCTTGGGGGCCGCATGCAAAACTGAAGCTGAACCATTTAGGCAAAGAGGTTCTTGAATCGCGTTTGCCGGGGATCCTGGAACTGTCGCGCACGTTTGCCCACGTGGACCCGGTGAAGGAGCCGATTCCGGTCATTCCCACCTGCCATTACATGATGGGGGGGATCCCGACTAAAGTGAGCGGCCAGGCGATCACCGTCAACGCCCAGGGTGAAGACGTGGTTATCCCCGGCCTGTTCGCGGTAGGTGAAATCGCCTGCGTCTCGGTGCACGGCGCGAACCGCCTGGGCGGCAATTCGCTGCTGGACCTGGTGGTGTTCGGCCGCGCGGTGGGAATGCATTTGCAGGAGTCGCTGATGGAGCAGGGACCGACGCGCGATGCCAGCGACGACGATATCGAGGCGTCGCTGAGCCGCTATCACCGCTGGAACAACAATCGCAGCGGCGAAAATCCGGTCGAGATCCGAAAAGCTCTGCAGGCCTGTATGCAAAACAACTTCTCGGTATTCCGCGAAGGGGATGCCATGGCCAAAGGGCTGGTGGAGCTAAAGGAGATCCGCGAACGTTTGCATCATGCCCGTCTTGACGATACCTCGACGGAATTCAACACCCAGCGCGTAGAGTGTCTGGAGCTGGATAACCTGATGGAAACCGCTTACTCCACCGCGCTGTCGGCGAATTTCCGCACCGAAAGCCGCGGCGCCCACAGCCGTTTCGACTTCCCGGACCGCGACGATGAAAACTGGCTGTGCCACTCGCTGTATTTACCCGAAAGCGACAGCATGACGCGTCGTAAGGTCAATATGCAACCGACATTACGCCTGGCGTTCCCGCCGAAAGTGCGTACCTACTAG
- a CDS encoding citrate synthase: MAKSKATFTPEGQDPIAMDMLTGTMGEKEIDIRSLGSQGYFTFDPGFTSTASCESKITYIDGDKGVLLHRGFPIDKLALESNYLEVCYILLNGEAPTREQYDEFRTIVTRHTMIHEQITRLFHGFRRDSHPMAVMCGVTGALAAFYHDSLDVNVERHREIAAFRLLSKMPTVAAMCYKYSLGQPFIYPRNDLSYAGNFLHMMFSTPCETYEVNPVLERAMDRILILHADHEQNASTSTVRTAGSSGANPFACIAAGIASLWGPAHGGANEACLRMLEEINKVEHIPEFIKRAKDKNDSFRLMGFGHRVYKNYDPRATVMRETCHEVLKELKLSDDLLAVAMELEHIALHDPYFKERKLYPNVDFYSGIILKAMGIPSTMFTVIFAMARTVGWIAHWKEMHDDGLKIARPRQLYTGYAQRDFHSQRK; the protein is encoded by the coding sequence ATGGCTAAAAGTAAAGCGACTTTTACCCCTGAGGGGCAGGACCCTATCGCCATGGATATGCTAACGGGCACCATGGGCGAAAAAGAAATCGATATCCGCAGCCTGGGCAGCCAGGGGTATTTCACCTTCGATCCCGGCTTCACCTCCACCGCCTCCTGTGAATCTAAGATCACCTATATCGATGGCGACAAAGGCGTCTTGCTGCATCGCGGCTTTCCCATCGACAAGCTGGCGCTGGAGTCGAACTATCTGGAGGTCTGCTATATCCTCCTGAACGGCGAAGCGCCGACCCGCGAGCAATATGATGAGTTTCGCACTATCGTCACGCGCCATACCATGATTCATGAACAGATCACCCGGCTATTCCACGGTTTTCGGCGCGACTCCCATCCGATGGCGGTCATGTGCGGAGTGACCGGCGCACTGGCGGCGTTCTATCATGACTCGCTGGATGTCAACGTTGAACGCCATCGCGAAATCGCCGCGTTTCGCCTGCTGTCGAAAATGCCCACCGTAGCCGCCATGTGCTACAAGTATTCGCTCGGCCAGCCATTTATCTACCCGCGCAACGATCTGTCCTATGCCGGCAACTTCCTGCATATGATGTTCTCCACGCCGTGCGAAACCTATGAGGTTAATCCGGTGCTGGAACGCGCCATGGATCGTATCCTCATTCTGCACGCCGACCACGAACAGAACGCGTCTACCTCAACGGTGCGCACCGCCGGCTCTTCGGGCGCCAATCCGTTCGCCTGTATCGCGGCAGGCATTGCCTCGTTATGGGGACCTGCCCACGGCGGCGCCAACGAAGCCTGCCTACGGATGCTTGAGGAGATCAACAAGGTGGAGCATATCCCCGAGTTCATCAAGCGCGCCAAGGATAAAAACGATTCGTTCCGCCTGATGGGCTTTGGCCACCGCGTGTACAAAAATTACGATCCGCGCGCGACCGTGATGCGCGAAACCTGCCATGAAGTATTGAAAGAGCTTAAGCTTTCCGATGACCTGCTGGCGGTGGCCATGGAGCTCGAACACATCGCGCTGCACGACCCCTACTTCAAAGAGCGCAAACTCTATCCCAACGTTGACTTCTACTCCGGCATCATTCTGAAAGCCATGGGGATTCCTTCAACCATGTTCACGGTCATTTTCGCCATGGCGCGCACTGTCGGCTGGATAGCCCACTGGAAAGAAATGCACGACGACGGGCTGAAAATCGCCCGTCCGCGCCAGCTCTACACCGGCTATGCCCAGCGGGATTTCCACAGCCAGCGCAAATAA
- the sdhC gene encoding succinate dehydrogenase cytochrome b556 subunit, which translates to MGKTVKKQRPVNLDLQTIRFPVTAIVSILHRVSGVIMFVAIGILLWVLGLSLSSPEGFIQAAAMMDSFIVKFIFWGILTALAYHTLCGIRHMLMDFGYLEETLAMGKTTANVTFLLTVVLSILAGVLV; encoded by the coding sequence GTGGGAAAAACCGTGAAAAAACAAAGGCCTGTCAACTTGGATCTGCAAACGATCCGGTTCCCCGTAACTGCAATAGTATCCATTCTTCATCGCGTTTCCGGCGTCATCATGTTTGTTGCTATCGGTATCCTGCTGTGGGTTCTCGGATTATCTCTCTCTTCCCCCGAAGGTTTCATTCAGGCGGCCGCCATGATGGACAGCTTTATCGTCAAATTCATCTTTTGGGGAATTTTGACCGCGCTGGCCTATCACACGTTGTGCGGTATCCGTCACATGCTGATGGATTTCGGCTATCTGGAAGAAACGTTGGCGATGGGTAAAACCACCGCAAATGTTACATTTTTGCTAACTGTCGTGCTATCTATATTGGCTGGAGTCCTCGTATGA